GATGAAAGCGGCTTTCTTTCCGGCGATGATTATCCCTTTGTAACACCAAAAGCAAAAAGTCAGGATCAAATCATGAAGGATCGCCAGCAACTCAATAAGGTGATTCGGCAAGGGATGCAAAAGAAAATTAAAAATCATGAATTAAAACAGGAAGCGGTAATGAAGCAATTTAAAGCCGCTCTAAAATATGGTATCAGGAGCCGCTGGTTTGAGGAAATTTCCGCCAATCCAAGAGCCTATGAATATTATTATGTCATTTATTTAAATGAGGGACAAGCCTTTACGGAAACGCTGGATTTTACCAGAGATTATCCTCAGCGGACCTTTGAATTATGGCGCACCATGACCTTTACCGAAGGGTTCCCCAAACTCGATGGCATGGCACTTTCACCACTGGAATATGAGTTACTGCTGCGCTGTGCCGGAAAAAGAAGTCTGAATGAGATAGAAACCGAGTTATATGGATTGTTCGGGGGTCCCTATCAAAACCAGATGGAATTCCATGGAAAATTAGTTGATATTTTATATCAATTTAATTTTAAATATTGGCTGACGCATTTTATGGTTTAGCCAAAATATTATTAGAAGGAGAAAAAACATGAGTATTGATGGTGCAAAGGCATTGGCCGCAAAAGTATTAACCGATGAGGCGTTGGCAAAACAACTGGATGATGCGAAAACGGAAGCAGAATTTGATGCCGTTGTTGCAAAATTAGGTTACAGCTGTACGGCAGCAGAATTTGATGCGGCTTTTAAAGAAGCACAGGCGAAACAACCAATCAGTGATGATCAATTGGATCAGGCTGCCGGTGGGTTAAGTATTGTTGGTGTAGACTACGCATTTACAGCTACACAAACAGCAAGAGCTTAGTTAAGTGAAGAAGGGGTTCTGCCCCTTCGAAGGTTGTCGGTGCTAGGTTATTTTTTTGACAGTCTTCGAAGGGGGAGAAAGAGACGATGGAATTATTACTGATCAAATCGCACCGCTATGTCAGCGGTTATATTCCCGGCAGTAATCTGGGAATGAATATCCTAACACAATTATTAACAAAAAACGGCTATCAGGTGGAGATGTTTCAGGGTTATGCCAAAGAAGCGCTAGATTATGTTGAAACGCTGATGGATACAAAAGAGAAACCCAAGATCATTGGGTTCTACTGCGATTTTAACAATATTCACTGGGTAAAGACTTTTTCTCAGGAAGTGAAAAAACGGTTTCCCGAGGTGATTTTGTTGGCTGGAGGGCCGCAAACGGCGGGGATGGATGCGAATTTTTTAAATGAAACGGCCATTAAAGCGGCTTGTATCGGTGAGGGTGAAGAAACGATTCTGGAATTGATGGATTTTTTCATCAATAAGGTGGGCAACCTCAAGGATATTAAAGGAATTATTTTTTGCGATGAAACGGGAAATTTGGTGGAAACCGAACCCCGTAAGCCGCCGGAAAACCTGGATAATATTCCCTGGCCGGAGATAACGTTGACTAATGACTATAAATATTACGGCCTGCTGCCGATCTTAACCGGACGGGGTTGTCCTTTTGGTTGTACCTTTTGTTATGAAGGGGCCAATGCCAAACGTGTACGGCGCCATTCAGTGGAGTCACTGATGCGTGAGATCCGGGGAAATTTCAAACGTGATCCGGGGATTAATTATATTAATTTTCTCGATGATACCTTTACCCTGGATCATAAGCGGGTTAATCAAATCTGTGAAGAAGTCAAAAAAATTCGTCAGGAATATGATTTTGTCTGGTTTGCCAGCGCCCATATTTCGACCATTGATAAGCATCGTGAAATGGCTAAAAATATGGCCGATGCCGGGCTTAAAAAGATTTTTTTTGGTTTGGAATCAGGAAGCGATCAGGTCTTAAAAAGCTATAATAAAAAAATAACCCGAAAAATGGCGGTTGATGTGATTAATCATTGTGTTGAATCCGGGATTCATGGTATTTCCGGGAATATCATTATTGGCGGACCCCACGAAACGCGCGCAACTATCAACGAATCGGAAACGTTGGTCATGGAACTGCTGCATCATGCCCCCGGCCAGTTTGAGACGGCTTATTTTTCATTTCTCCCTTATCCTAAAACACCGATTACGCTTAATCCCGATAAATTTGGGATGGAAATTTATTCGGATTTGATCGATTGCTGCAACGAGGATATGCCGCTTTCCCGAACCAAAGAATTGGATTTTATGGCGTTGCTAAACATTCGCTTACAGGCGAATAAACGGTTGCAAAATGAAATGCGCAAAATTTATGTTGACGGCAAAATCCCCGAAGCCGTTATTTTGGATTCGTATCGCTTGGGGAGCCGCTACGGGGTATTTACCAGATGGAATGATTATGTCTATAAAAATATTCCAATTGATGATGCCTACTGGAAAATGCGGGCTTCGGAGGAGTATGTGTTAAATCGTCAATTAGGTAGCCGTCATGAAGAAGCGATTGTTCAGCGGACCTTCGAATTATGGTTGTATACCGATATTAGCGGCGAAAAACCGCAGATTTTTGATAAAATTCTCGATCAAATCGACTATACCCTCTTGAAGCTTAGCAATGGTAAGTTGTCTAAAAGAGAAGTTTTGCAGTTGGCCCGAAAAACGCTTGATCCGCAGGGACAGGATACTGATTTTTACCCCCGGGCCGAGCGATCACTGAATAAGCTGGAGGAAAATAAGTGGATTTTATACCGCAAACCATGATCGCTAAACCGAAAGTTTTACTGGTCTACACTCAGCGGATGATTCGCGGGCGGACTTTTGAAATGATTGAAAACCTCGGTATTTTAACCTTGGCGGCCCAACTCAATGCCAATGGCTTTGATGCTAAAGCCTACACCGGAATTACCACCGATGCCGTGAAAGTGATTGAAACAAACAAAGATGATCTGTTTGCGGTTTGTTTTTATTGTGATTTTGATAATCGTTCGGCCGTGGCGTCGATCATAAAATATTTAAAAAAAAATAAAAAATTTTATGTGCTGCTGGGCGGGCCTCAAACCCTGCATATGACAGAGCTTGATCTGAAGACCTATCAAGCCGATGCAATCATAAAAGGAGAAGCGGAAGAAAGCTTATTAATCTGGTTGAATGCCAAAATAAAGGGAACCGCAGATTTCGTCCCGGGAGAAATTCGGCCGGGACAAAATTTTGATTACGTTTATCTGGAAGCGTTCTCAAACTATGAATTACCACGAAATGAAGATGTTCTGAATTATCAGGAACGACCGCTGCTATCGGTGATTACCGCCAGAGGTTGTCCTTATCGGTGTGCTTTTTGTTTTGAAGGGGGTAATTCCAAGCAGCTGAGAATGCGGACGGCGGAAGCGGTACTCAATGAAATAGAAGTGCGTTTAAAAAACAGTTATCGTCCCCGTTATCTGTTTTTTTGTGATGATACCTTTACGACCAACCCCGTGCGGCTAAAAAAGATTTTGACCGGACTAAAAAAACTGCGGCAAAATTATGATTTTGTGTGGTTCTGTGAAGGTCACTCCGGCTTTTTAGTCAAACACCCGGAACTTATCAGCGAAATGATTGACAGCGGGATGGTACGGATGCAAATTGGGATGGAATCGGGGGTGGAAGCGGTACTGACAGCCTATGGGAAACAGGCAAAACCAGCCGATATCAGAAAAGTGGTGGAAATCTGTTATCGCGAAGGATTACCCCAGCTAACTGGCAATTATATTATTGGCGGAGCCTTTGAAAATCAGCACACGCTGGAACAGACTACCCACGAAGTATTGGAATTATTGGATTTGGCACCGGGGATGTTGGATATCTCGACTACTTTTATAATGCCCTTGCCGGGGACTCAGATTTATCAGCATCCCGAAAATTTTGGAATAGTTTTGGAAGACCGCGAATGCCTCACCGCGATGGAAGATTTTCCGGTTAATCATACCGAGGAATTATCACTACCGGAAGTTTGTATGGGACGTTCCCGTTTTATTACCGCGGTTTCCAATAAAATGAAAGCCCAATTTGAAAAAGATCTGATCGACCCAAAACGGATCAGAGCCGATTTTAATCTGGCTTTTAAGTATGGAATTGCTGCCGGTTATTTAAAATTTATTTACGGCAAAAATAAACTAATGGTTCAATATTATCAAAAACTGTTTGAATTCAAGGGCCTTTTAAAAGAATGGCAAGAATTAAATGAGTACCAAAAAAAGACCTGGATTATTCATCGGAGCGCGGATTTTTCGCTGCTTGATTTACAAACGACTAGTTCTGACGAGATTGAAATTCTGAGTTATTCGGGAAGGTTTAACAGCGTCGAGATGGCTGAAAAACTAAAACTGTCAGCAATCGAAATGGATAAACAATTAGAAAAAATGAGCAGGCGTTACTTAATTTTATTTGCGGAGTTTATTTAGTTTAAGGACGATCAAAAATAACCGTTTAAAGTTTGAAATCATGAAACAGTGCATAAAAGGCATAACACTTAGGCAATTACCTGATTATCGGAAATGTAAGGAGAGGGATATGAAAAAACACCTGAAGATCGTATCGATATTATTAATCGGCAGTCTGCTTTGTTTTGGTTGCACCGCTAAAACAGATAATACCACCCCACTGTCAGTGGATGTAGTTTATCCATTTTCTGAGGATTATAGTGCTTCATTTAAAAATGGTATCGAGTTAGCAGTCAAAGAAATTAATGAACAGGGTGGGATCCTCAATCGGACCATTGAAATTAATTACGATGATGACGGTAATAATACCAATACAGCGGTGGAATTAGCGACGATGATCGCCGAAAAAGAGGGTTTTCCGATTGTCATTGGCCATCGCAGCACCGATGATGTGTTAAAGGTGGCAAGTATTTATAATCAAAATAATAAAATGTTATTCGCTCCGATTATAGCCAGTTCAAAATTGAATTTGACGGGAAATGAAGGGGCTTATCTCTGCGCCCCTTCAGAAGATACCATGGCCGATGAGATGGTTCAAAGTATGGGAACTCAGGGAATCAGCAAGATTGCCATTGTACATTCAGCTGGTAACACCTACGGAAAAGATTATGTCCAAAAAATTGAAGAGCATGCCAAACAAGCTGGAATTGAAATTGTTGATGCTGTTTCTTATCTGCCGAATCTTGATTATTTCCGATTATATGTGAAAAAATGGGACAGCATGGGAGCGCAGGCGATTGTTAACGCCTGTGTCGGCAAGGATATTACGACCTTTTATGAATATCTGGACAAGACCGGCAATACCCGGCCCATTTTTGCCAGTTATGATATTGAAATTCAGCCCTATAGTATTCCCCAGAGCATGATAAACCGGACGCAGGTAACCAGTTATTTTAATAATACGGCGACATCTGGTCCAGAGGCGGCATTTATTCAAGACTATCAGAAAACCTATGGACAAAACCCCGATTTACCGGCAGCACAGGCTTATTTAGCAATGCATCTGGCGGCGGATGTGGTCAATAAGGCACAAAGCTTGGATGTCCAGACCATTAAAAAGGTGTTGGCTGAAAACAGTTTTGATACAGTGTATGGCCGTTTGAATTTTGATAAACGACTGATCAATGGCATTCCCGTCATGCAAAAGATCTATGTTAATAATCAATTGGTGCCCAGAAATAATCCTACGGGAGGAGGAACAAACGGTGAGTAAATCTATTTTTCGCAATAAAGAGGATAAAGCCAGTCCCAAAAGCGAGCATTCAGCATTGATGACGGTCATTGGGCCGAGCAATCTACTGATTTTATTGGGCATCACAATTTTTCTTATTTGTGTCGTTGTTTTTTCCATTACGGTACCCATTAACATGACCGTGATCATGGATGCTTTGGTTTCCTATGGCGAAGGAACGGTTGATGTAGTGATTGAAAACGAAGGCGTTTTGTCACAAGTCGCGGTTTCTAATGGCGATTATGTTCAAAGGGGTGATTTGCTGGGTGTAATTACCACTCAAGAGATATCGGCGCAGCTTTTAAATGGGTCGCTATTGACCGTCGATGAACAAAGTAAAATTAAGCGCCAAACGATGATTGTTGCGACCGAAAGTGGCGTGGTTTCAGGTCTGAATGTTCAGGATGGCGCATATCTTTCGAAAAATAGCACCTTATGCCAAATCGTGAAAAGAGAAAATGAAAATACCACGGTAGTGGTTCTTGCTTATACCAACCAAGAAGGGGCTGTCAATGTTAAAAAGGGCGATAAGGTGTTCGTTGCCTTGGAATCGGCCCCGAGTGACAAGTATGGGTATTTAAGAGGGATTGTTCGAAATGTCCAACCGAGTGGTTTGGCTCAGGACGCGACGAAGTCAACCGAGATAGAAATTATTATTGATCCCAAGGTTGATGATCAGGGCAATTATATCTGGACCAAAGAAAACAATGGTTTTAGCGGTGAAATTGCCGCCGGAACATATGGCAGCGCGACCATTTTTACCGATAAGTTGTATCTTGTTGACTTGATTATCTCTTAGAAAGGCGGTAAGGACTCATGACGAAATCAGAAACAGAGAAAAATCGGGATGAGCAAAAAAAGCTGCCGAAAATAGCAAAGGTGCCGGTGGTGCTGCAAATGGAAGCAGTCGAATGTGGCGTTGCCTCGCTGTCGATGATTTTAGCTTATTATGGACGTTATGAAACGCTGGAAACCTTGCGGATTGACTGCGGTGTTTCCCGGGACGGGGTAAAAGCTGGCAATATTGCCAGAACTGCCAGAAACTATGGTCTCGCAGCTCAGGGTTTTGTTTGTACAGTGGATAAGTTAAAAGAAATGGAAATGCCGGTAATTATCCACTGGGATTACAGTCATTTTGTGGTGCTGGAAGGATTCAAAAAAGATAAGGTTTATATATGTGACCCCGCTTCGGGCCAACGGGTGATTGTCAAAGAAGAATTGGAACAAATGTTTACCGGGGTCGTTATTGAATCACGGCCGGGGCCAGCTTTTAAACAGGCCGGGGAACCGCCCAATGTCTGGAAAGCCTTGTTTAAACGACTTTCGCAAACGGGCGTATCGCCGTTAATTTATGCGATGATGCTAGGTATTTTATTGGTTATTCCGGGGTTGGTTATTGCGAATTATGCAAAAATATTTGTCGATTATTATTTAAATAATACTGAAAAATTTGATATCATGATTTTTGTTATGATCCTGTTAAATACTGTGTTTCTGCAGGCGATACTCAATTGGCTGAAGGAAATTGCCTTGGTGCGAATGGAAAGTTATATTGCCATTAATAGTGCTGGAGCTTATTTACACCACGTTCTGCGCTTACCGGTCGAGTTTTTTAATCAGCGGCAGTCGGGGGATATTAACAGCCGGATGCAGAGTATCAATACGGTGGCATCGGCATTATCCAGTAATCTGACTCGCATTATGGTGAATCTGGTTACGGCTTGTTTGTATCTGATTTTGCTTTTTCAGTATAGCGTTCAACTAACCGTAATCGGAATTGGGATTACCGCGATCAATGTCTTTTTACTGCAATATACGGCCAAAAAGAATGCTGATAATAACCGGGTGTTGCTTCAGTATCAGGGTAAATCGATTGGGTGGATTATGGTGAATCTTAAATCGATTGAAACCATTAAATCGATTGGCGAAGAGGATAATTTTTTTAATCGCATTGCCGGATTGGGTGCCGAAACCCTCGAAGTGGAACAGCGCATGGGTCGGATGGAAGCGATTATTGCGGTGCTGCCAACGCTCCTGACCAGTGTTTTAACGGCCTTGATCTTCATGTTTGGCAGTGAATACGTGTTAATGGGAACCATGACGATTGGGACCTTTGTAGCTTTTAATGCTCTGATGACCGGATTTACCCAGCCAATGAGTGAACTGGTTAGTACCAGTGCCTCATTACAGGGGATGATTGCCGATATTCAGCGGCTCGATGATGTCGAAAAATATCCCGAAGATATTGCTTTGGAATCCGAAAAGATTTCATTGGATGGCTTTGATTGTGATCAGTTGCAAGGGAAAATCGAAATTAAAGATCTCACCTTTGGTTATAACAAATTGTCAGAGCCGATTATTCAGGGCTTGAATTTGAAGCTTAATGCCGGCGGCTCCATTGCATTGGTGGGGTCGTCAGGTAGCGGTAAATCAACGATTGCTAAAATGATTACGACCCTTTATCAACCCTGGAGTGGGCAAATTTGCATTGATGGGATTGATATCAAAGCGATACCGGCGGAACTGCGTTATAACACGATGAGCTCGGTCGATCAGGAGATTGTGATGTATTCGGCGACCGTGCTGGATAATATTACCATGTGGGACGAAACTATTTCGGTGGAAGATGTGATCAGGGCGACAAAAGATGCCTGTATTTATGAAGATATCCTGGCTTTACCGAACGCCTTTGATCATGTCTTAAGTGAGGGTGGAAAAAACTTGAGCGGCGGGCAGCGGCAACGACTCGAAATTGCTCGGGCACTCTGCAAAAATCCCAAAATACTGATTATGGATGAAGCCACCAGTGCGCTGGATACGGGAACCGAAGCGGCGGTTACTGAAAATATCAAACGCCGCGGGATCAGTACCATTCTGGTGGCTCATCGCTTATCGACGATTCGGGATTGTGATGAAATCATTGTGTTAAAGTGTGGTGCCGTCGCTGAAAGAGGCACCCATGACGAACTGATGGCTTTGGATGGAGAATACGCAAATCTGATCAGAACTGAGGGATAGAAGATGGCAAAAAAATTAGAAGAAATGAGACAGCTGAATAAGAAGTATAATGATAGTGCCAAAAAAGCTTTCGACAGCGTCTTGACGACTAAAAATTCAGCTGTGTCGGTAGAAGATAATCCGCTCATCGCGGCGGTTATCAAGGTCGCCGAAGCCATGAAAATTACCGTCACTATCCCTCCGTTAAGACAATTATATAGTGGGGCTGATCAATTTAAACTAATTGCCAACGAATCGGGTTTTCGTTATCGACAGGTGGAACTTAAGGGTGATTGGTACAAAAAGGATAATGGCCCGATGCTTGGTTTTACCGCGGCGGGAGAGGCCGTTGCGTTGATTCCGAGATCCTCATCCCGCTATGAATGCCAAACCTATGATGGTGCGGCAAAAGTAGTTAATGCGGATTCAGTTTTTGCCAAGGCTTATGTTTTTTATCCGCCTTTACCGAAGGAACCGGTTAATTTTCGTGAAATGGTTAAATTGGGATTAAAGTTGATCAAACGGCGCGATTTGATCTGGACGATTGTTTTAGCGGTAGTTTCAGCATTTTTATCGCTGCTGCCGGCAATGGCCATGCAGGAGACATTTAATGTCTGGATTCCTCAAAACCAGTCGATCACGATTTTAGTGGTAGGTTTTATATTGGTGGCGGTAGCCGTCAGCCGGGGTTTATTTACGATGGTTCAAAGTATTTGTATTTTACGAATCCAGGGCAAATTGTCGATTTTGCAAAATTCTTTGTTAGATAAACTGTTGTCGTTGCCAGCTTCGTTTTTTAAACAGTTTTCGTCAGGCGCTCTGGCAATGCGGGCCACCGGATTTGCGATGATTCAGAAAATATTATCGGTTAATGTGATTACGATGATTTTCACCAGCACTTTTTCGATTGTTAATGGACTATATATTTTTACGGTTAATGCAACCATCGGTTTGATTGCGATGGCACTAACCGCCGTCAGCGTGGCGATCACCCTGGTGATTGGCAAAATGCAGATGACGTGTCAGCGGGTGTCCCTGGAAATGTCTAATGATATTTCGGGGTCGGTTTTTGAAATGATTACTTCGGTTTCTCGGATTCGGGTAGCCGGAGCTGAAAATCGCGTTTATTTAAAATGGGTCAGGGACTATGCCAGACAACGGAAGGTGGAATATAAAAAAGGACAGCTAACGGCTGTGCTGCGACTGGCGACCATCGCTCTACCGACGCTGTCGATGGTGGTTATTTATTATTATGTCAGTGTGAACAATATTTCTTCCGGAGGATTTGTCGCGATTAATTCGGCCTTTCTGGTTTTTATATCATCATTATTGGGGTTGGTTCAAACGCTCATTTCGGTTAATAGTGTGGTTCCCCAATATGAAAATACCAAACCCATTATTAATGGCGTTCCGGAAGTGGACAATTTTAAAACGTCTCCGGGGAAAATTTCCGGAGATATTGAAATCAAGCATTTAAATTTTTCTTATTATCAAGGCGGAGCCAACATTTTGGACAATATTTCGCTTAATATCAAACACGGGGAGTACGTGGCTGTGGTGGGGGCTTCCGGCAGCGGAAAATCGACGCTGCTGCGATTATTGCTGGGTTTTGAAAAACCCACTTCGGGGAGTATTTATTGTGGTGGATTTGATCTTGAAAGCGTTGATATTCGAGAAATTAGAAAGCAAATGGGCGTGGTTCTTCAGGACAGTCAACTAATTCCCGGGGATATTCTTTCTAATATTGCTGGTTCAAAAAAGAAATTGACCGAAGACGAGGTTTGGGAAGTCCTTAAAAAGGTTGGGATGGAAGAAGAAATCAGAGAAATGCCCATGGGTCTTAAAACCATGGTGGCAGAGGGGGCGGGAACCTTATCGGGGGGACAACGCCAGAAACTGTTGATTGCCAGAGCCATTGCCGCCAATCCGGCGATCCTCTTTTTTGATGAAGCGACCAGTGCGCTTGACAATCGCTCCCAGAAAGTGGTATCGGAGAGCATGAAAAAAATGCCCGCAACGCGGCTTGTCATTGCCCATCGGCTCAGTACTATTATGGATTGTGACCGGATTCTGGTTTTGGAAAAAGGTAATATCGTCGAAGAAGGCACTTATGAAGAGCTGATGAAAAACGAGTCCTATTTTTATAACTATGCTAAAAGACAGTTGGTCTAAAAAAAGAGAAAGAGCCAATCATTAAAAGTTGGTTTGGTTTAAACGATCGAAAAACGGCAAAATTAAAACCAGAAGAATCCTGCCGAGGAGATTGCAGGATTTTTCTGGTTTTATCAGATTAGGAGTTAAAATTGACTTTATTATTTTGTTTTAGTATTTGATAAAGCTGGTTCCCGGAACGCCGCAGATTGAACATTTATCAGGAATTGACTTTTCAATATTGCCACAAACTGGGCAGAGATAATAAAATATTTCTTCAGTTTCATCGAGGTTTTCAAGTGCTTCCTGATAAAGTTTCGCATGAACCGCTTCAGCTTTCATGGCTAAGGTAAAGGTTTTAATGGCTTCTTTATTCCCTTCAGCTTCGGCTTCTTTTAAGAAGTCCGGATACATTTCAGTATATTCATGGGTTTCTCCGGCAACTGCATCTTTAAGATTTTCTGGCGTCGTATTAATTTTACCGGCCACTTCGAAATGTTTAAGCGCATGCAGCGTTTCGGCATCAGCAGCGGCTTTAAATAATTTAGCGGCATTTATTTTACCATCGGCTTCAGCTTTCTTTGAATAAGCGGTATATTTTCTGTTGGCCTGAGATTCACCGGCAAAAGCCGCCATAAGATTGTTAAGTGTTTTTGATTCTGACATTTGTTTTCCTCCATCTTAATTTTAATTTGATTCGCAATGTCTAAAAGCGATTAGGGTGACTGCTAGTATTCCAAATAGTTGAGCCACAAACGCTTACTAAAATAATATACCCATAAGTTTAACAGGTTATCAGAGTGAGCATAATAATATAAAAAAATTTTAACTATTTTATTGGAATTAATACTAAACAGTAATGATTATAAATAAAATAACATAGGCTGGCTGTTTTGTCAATGAAATTTTTAAAAAGCAATAAAAAAATTGACAATTGCTTAGTGACTTTGGACAAATAAAAAAAACCGGGTAAAACCCAGGTTTTATTAAAGCGTTTGGCATTCTTGAGATTTTATTTCCTTATAAATTGTCTGCATTTCTTCATCAAGACGAGTTATCGATTCAGCGCAATATTTAAGGCGTTCCCGGAGTCCTTCCGATATTTCGTTTTGGCCTTTATACTTGAGCTGATGTTCGAGACTTGCCCAAAAGTCCATTGCAATTGTTCGAATCTGAATTTCGACCGGAATGGATTCGGTTTTTTCGGCTAAAAAAATGGGCACCAGAACGATCAGATGGAGGCTGCGATAGCCGTTTTTTTTGGGTCCATTGATGTAATCATTTTTTCGAACCAAGGTGATATCATCTTGCCGAAGTAATAAATTAGCAATGCGATTGATATCATCGAGATAGTTGCAAATTACCCGGACTCCGGCAATATCGGTTAAATTTTTGCGGATATTTTCGGCGGTAATTTCTAATCCCTTTTTTTGCATCTTTTCAGAGATGC
This is a stretch of genomic DNA from Acetobacterium woodii DSM 1030. It encodes these proteins:
- a CDS encoding Nif11-like leader peptide family natural product precursor, which encodes MSIDGAKALAAKVLTDEALAKQLDDAKTEAEFDAVVAKLGYSCTAAEFDAAFKEAQAKQPISDDQLDQAAGGLSIVGVDYAFTATQTARA
- a CDS encoding B12-binding domain-containing radical SAM protein produces the protein MELLLIKSHRYVSGYIPGSNLGMNILTQLLTKNGYQVEMFQGYAKEALDYVETLMDTKEKPKIIGFYCDFNNIHWVKTFSQEVKKRFPEVILLAGGPQTAGMDANFLNETAIKAACIGEGEETILELMDFFINKVGNLKDIKGIIFCDETGNLVETEPRKPPENLDNIPWPEITLTNDYKYYGLLPILTGRGCPFGCTFCYEGANAKRVRRHSVESLMREIRGNFKRDPGINYINFLDDTFTLDHKRVNQICEEVKKIRQEYDFVWFASAHISTIDKHREMAKNMADAGLKKIFFGLESGSDQVLKSYNKKITRKMAVDVINHCVESGIHGISGNIIIGGPHETRATINESETLVMELLHHAPGQFETAYFSFLPYPKTPITLNPDKFGMEIYSDLIDCCNEDMPLSRTKELDFMALLNIRLQANKRLQNEMRKIYVDGKIPEAVILDSYRLGSRYGVFTRWNDYVYKNIPIDDAYWKMRASEEYVLNRQLGSRHEEAIVQRTFELWLYTDISGEKPQIFDKILDQIDYTLLKLSNGKLSKREVLQLARKTLDPQGQDTDFYPRAERSLNKLEENKWILYRKP
- a CDS encoding B12-binding domain-containing radical SAM protein; protein product: MDFIPQTMIAKPKVLLVYTQRMIRGRTFEMIENLGILTLAAQLNANGFDAKAYTGITTDAVKVIETNKDDLFAVCFYCDFDNRSAVASIIKYLKKNKKFYVLLGGPQTLHMTELDLKTYQADAIIKGEAEESLLIWLNAKIKGTADFVPGEIRPGQNFDYVYLEAFSNYELPRNEDVLNYQERPLLSVITARGCPYRCAFCFEGGNSKQLRMRTAEAVLNEIEVRLKNSYRPRYLFFCDDTFTTNPVRLKKILTGLKKLRQNYDFVWFCEGHSGFLVKHPELISEMIDSGMVRMQIGMESGVEAVLTAYGKQAKPADIRKVVEICYREGLPQLTGNYIIGGAFENQHTLEQTTHEVLELLDLAPGMLDISTTFIMPLPGTQIYQHPENFGIVLEDRECLTAMEDFPVNHTEELSLPEVCMGRSRFITAVSNKMKAQFEKDLIDPKRIRADFNLAFKYGIAAGYLKFIYGKNKLMVQYYQKLFEFKGLLKEWQELNEYQKKTWIIHRSADFSLLDLQTTSSDEIEILSYSGRFNSVEMAEKLKLSAIEMDKQLEKMSRRYLILFAEFI
- a CDS encoding ABC transporter substrate-binding protein — protein: MKKHLKIVSILLIGSLLCFGCTAKTDNTTPLSVDVVYPFSEDYSASFKNGIELAVKEINEQGGILNRTIEINYDDDGNNTNTAVELATMIAEKEGFPIVIGHRSTDDVLKVASIYNQNNKMLFAPIIASSKLNLTGNEGAYLCAPSEDTMADEMVQSMGTQGISKIAIVHSAGNTYGKDYVQKIEEHAKQAGIEIVDAVSYLPNLDYFRLYVKKWDSMGAQAIVNACVGKDITTFYEYLDKTGNTRPIFASYDIEIQPYSIPQSMINRTQVTSYFNNTATSGPEAAFIQDYQKTYGQNPDLPAAQAYLAMHLAADVVNKAQSLDVQTIKKVLAENSFDTVYGRLNFDKRLINGIPVMQKIYVNNQLVPRNNPTGGGTNGE
- a CDS encoding HlyD family efflux transporter periplasmic adaptor subunit, translating into MSKSIFRNKEDKASPKSEHSALMTVIGPSNLLILLGITIFLICVVVFSITVPINMTVIMDALVSYGEGTVDVVIENEGVLSQVAVSNGDYVQRGDLLGVITTQEISAQLLNGSLLTVDEQSKIKRQTMIVATESGVVSGLNVQDGAYLSKNSTLCQIVKRENENTTVVVLAYTNQEGAVNVKKGDKVFVALESAPSDKYGYLRGIVRNVQPSGLAQDATKSTEIEIIIDPKVDDQGNYIWTKENNGFSGEIAAGTYGSATIFTDKLYLVDLIIS
- a CDS encoding NHLP family bacteriocin export ABC transporter peptidase/permease/ATPase subunit, with the protein product MTKSETEKNRDEQKKLPKIAKVPVVLQMEAVECGVASLSMILAYYGRYETLETLRIDCGVSRDGVKAGNIARTARNYGLAAQGFVCTVDKLKEMEMPVIIHWDYSHFVVLEGFKKDKVYICDPASGQRVIVKEELEQMFTGVVIESRPGPAFKQAGEPPNVWKALFKRLSQTGVSPLIYAMMLGILLVIPGLVIANYAKIFVDYYLNNTEKFDIMIFVMILLNTVFLQAILNWLKEIALVRMESYIAINSAGAYLHHVLRLPVEFFNQRQSGDINSRMQSINTVASALSSNLTRIMVNLVTACLYLILLFQYSVQLTVIGIGITAINVFLLQYTAKKNADNNRVLLQYQGKSIGWIMVNLKSIETIKSIGEEDNFFNRIAGLGAETLEVEQRMGRMEAIIAVLPTLLTSVLTALIFMFGSEYVLMGTMTIGTFVAFNALMTGFTQPMSELVSTSASLQGMIADIQRLDDVEKYPEDIALESEKISLDGFDCDQLQGKIEIKDLTFGYNKLSEPIIQGLNLKLNAGGSIALVGSSGSGKSTIAKMITTLYQPWSGQICIDGIDIKAIPAELRYNTMSSVDQEIVMYSATVLDNITMWDETISVEDVIRATKDACIYEDILALPNAFDHVLSEGGKNLSGGQRQRLEIARALCKNPKILIMDEATSALDTGTEAAVTENIKRRGISTILVAHRLSTIRDCDEIIVLKCGAVAERGTHDELMALDGEYANLIRTEG